In Phaseolus vulgaris cultivar G19833 chromosome 3, P. vulgaris v2.0, whole genome shotgun sequence, the sequence GAAGTCAGAAAGCTTGTGGATGCGGGGCAGCTAGAAATCATGTGGGTACCactttttaatttgtatttgcATTCATCTTTCTGAAAGATTAAAAGCTTTTTTGCTTCTTTTCTGTGGGGTCGAGCACGTGTGTGTTTTGGTGTAAAACACTTTAGCACGAACATTGATAGCACATGTAGATAGACAGATACGTAATCTTTAAAACATagacatatatatacatatatatatatatatatatatatatataatttttaaaatatagtttaaaataTAGGACATGACATAGATTTATAATGTAGAAAATAGATTAGaagtatgttttaatttttttggtagaaaaatgtttttttaataatggaatttaaaatatttgttacttatttttaatcataatacaaatttatataataagtttttaaaaaataaatatattttttatttttaaaattatattaaaattgtaaaaaaaatttaaaaattcaataaatatttttttgaattagaccGATACTTATTTTACGAATATCATGTGGGTGTCTCTCTGTTACGTGTTTTACGAATATCATATAAATATCGATGTGTGCTAAGTTTCTTCAACATTTGAAAAGTGTCCAAACTAAAACTATAGGTAAGAGATAAATTAGGGAATCTTGTTGTATTGTTGCAGAAGTGTTTTTTGACGTGTTTTTGTCGGCAGAAATGGTGGTTGGTGCATGCACGATGAAGCTGCAACGCACTACATAGACATGATTGATCAAACCACTTTGGGCCATCGATTTATTAAGGATGAGTTTAACAAGACTCCAACCGTTGGATGGCAGATTGATCCATTTGGACACTCTGCTGTGCAGGCTTACCTTCTTGGAGCTGAGGTACCTACATTATCCATCACCAAATTTATTATTCAGGaccaaattcattttttttataaagagtGAATTGATCCAAATTAAAGttgttaaaaagtaaaaattatttttctaattgtCAATAGTTAAATcacaaaatatcaaaattaaaaaatattttcaatacttaataaatttttaatataaatttaataaaaaataaagttaaagaCACTTACACCTAACTCAAATGAATAATAATTATgtcataataattttatttttcaatattttaattgatttattattttagaaaaatatctacaatgttgaattttatttttatcttttgacgattttattgaataaaattagttaatttaaaatatttttaaatgaactTATACtactaaatatttatttgatggttttatttatttatttgtgaattatggatgataaatattttttacatggATAAATTTTATTGCgaataaatatatttgaatgtataaattatattttaaatttataataaatagtttaattttccaagaatttatttaaattatttaaaaaagattcaaattaagataaaagataaaaaaattattgaaagagATATATAATGAAAAAAGTAATTTGATatagttgatttttttaaatgcgTTTACAGAAAAGAAGGGATAAATGGTTGTTCTAATTAATGataatttctttatattttaataaatttatctataaatagtaagaatataaaataaaattagaacaaattagttttttttccattagttaaaattaatttatagataaattaaaataagtttatgaaaaaaattaaataaagtaaaaagtattataaaaagaaaatgtatAAGTTAGTTGttgtaatatattttaacttCTTATGATCTTGTTTATGTTCTTCTCCCATGATTTAATAATGTGTAGGGATACTTTGAGTTTTATCTAGAATGAATTGTGCTTTCACATTAATTGCATAATTTTGACtgctaataaataaataaataatcagtTTTAATTTGGCACTGCATGCAGCTTGGGTTTGATTCTGTACATTTTGCAAGAATTGATTATCAAGATAGAGCTAAGCGCAAAGCTGATAAGTCTCTTGAAGTTGTTTGGCGTGCCTCCAAAACATTTGGTTCTTCAGCTCAGATTTTTGCCAATGCTTTCCCTGTTCATTATAGTGCTCCAAATGGTTTCAACTTTGAAGTCAACAATGTTGATATTGATGTTGTTCCTGTGCAGGTTCCAACACTCAACACCTCAAATGCTGATGCTATTTTGCATAGTTTCTTATGCACATGCCTTATATATTTAACTTCCCTTTTACTTTGCAGGATGATCCTCTTATTTTTGACTACAACGTTGAAAAACGTGTCCAAGACTTTATTGATGCTGCTATTACccaagtaataaaaaaatattttcattagaGTGGCAATTTCCTTACATGCATAATGATTAATTAGTGTATCATTATAGTGGGAATGATGCAGTCACAAAACTAGCTTTGCTTGTGGTTCTCATTTCATATACCAACTAGCTTTGCTTGTGATTAATTTAGGCAAATGTGACGAGGACAAACCATATAATGTGGACAATGGGTGATGATTTCCAGTACCAATATGCAGAGTCTTGGTTCAAGCAAATGGATAAATTAATTCACTATGTTAATAAGGTGATGAGTTATTATGCATCCCAGCTGTTGGTTTTTATGCATGTATTGATTGATCATATCAGCTGAGTGCAAATGCATGGTTCCCTGTGTTTTAAATCTTCAGGATGGTAgagtaaatgctttgtattccACTCCATCTATTTACACCAATGCAAAAAATGCTGCTCAGCAAACTTGGCCACTGAAAACTGATGATTACTTCCCGTAAGCATATACATGTTATTGTTTTGTTTGCAAAGTAGCTTATTATCTCATCCACTTATGcacattttcttataatataggTATGCTGATAGGGCTAATGCTTATTGGACTGGCTATTTCACGAGTCGCCCAGCCTTAAAGCGATATGTTAGGATGATAAGTGGATACTATTTGGTATGATACTTTGTACTAAACAAAGTAAAATTGGATGGACTTTTTCTTGTTTGCTCCCAAGTGTTAAAGTTAAATACAATACATTGCTAAAATTTTGATGTAGGCAACGCGTCAACTTGAATCTTTTGTTGGAAAGCAATCAGATAAATACAATACTTTTGGTCTTGGAGATGCTCTAGGAATTGCACAACACCATGATGCTGTCAGTGGCACTGCCAAACAGCATACAACTAATGACTATGCCAAACGACTAGCTATTGGAGTCTCTGAGGTCAGGAATTAGAACTTgtgcaaatttaaaatttgaccATGCATTTTGTGTCCTGGATTCGTTTATCTAGTTAAAGTTTCCAAAACCACAATGATTTCTTACAGGCTGAATCAGTTGTTAGTTCTTCTTTGGCTTGTCTTACCAGTAAGAAATCAAGTGGTCAATGTTCAGCACCTGCATCGGCTTTTGCCCAGGTAAAGtttaaatttcaaagaaaagaaTGTTTCTCTATGTTTGATATTTGTTACTCTTGTCCAAATTGTCTTGCCAAAAAAATGTTGAAGACAGTTGTGTCAATGGTCCAGGCTTTCAGCTAAAGATATATCTACAAGACTTGTTTACCATCATATGTTTATTTATCTACATAGATTATGTAGTCAGTCATATTCTtgattctttaatattttttttcactacTGTTGGATCTTTTGGCAGTGTCATTTGTTAAATATCAGTTACTGCCCTCCTACAGAAGATGGCATTCCAGACGCTAAGAGTTTGGTAACATTTTCTTAAGCTTTGATAAGGAattgtggttaaattttatCTATCATAtggtaaaaataattatttccaGGTAGTTGTGGCGTATAACCCACTTGGATGGAAACGTACTGATATTGTCAAAATACCAGTGAGTACATATCATTTACTTGCAACATCATAATACAAACCAATTCCAATATCACTTTAAAGGTGGCAATTTGCTTTAGGTTAATGATGCTAATCTTGTTGTCAAAGACACACTGGGCAATAATATTGAAGTACAATATGTGGGTGTGGATGATGTTacaacaaaattaagaaagctcTATGTGAAGGCTTATTTGGGGGTGTCACCAAAACAAGCCCCAAAGTACTGGCTTCTGTTTCAGGCGTCAGTACCTCCACTTGGATGGAGCACGTACTTCATTTCTAAAGCAACGGGAAAAGGTAAACTTACACTTTTCTCCCATTTTCTAAGTTCACGCACTTATGATCTCACatcaattaaagataaaaacattttattgtaCATAAGCGGGTGCAAATCTCATTTTATtaagttgagttagacttaaagtctaaTCCATTTTTAAGTTTCATTGTTGGTGATAGCATAAAAAAACCTTTACAATACTAGCTAGTgtattcaaattaaatttattattttttagcaTTAAGCatgttttttttgttgtttcAACTTGAAAGGGTCCAGAACAAAAAACCTATCTCACCTGGGCACTCAGAAAGGTGACACCATTGACATTGGGCCCGGAAATTTAAAGATGTCCTTTTCCTCAGCCTCTGGACAACTTAAAAGGATGTATAATTCTAGAACTGGAGTACGTATTTTGCAAATTTCATGCTGCACAGTAGTTTCCACTCATTGAACTTCAAATTGTCATATTCCATGaccatttctttatttatttgttcACCATTTATTCAACAGAAGTTTCTACTCATGACCATTTATTGTTATGCTATATTTTGTGTATTCTTGACAATATATTCTATTGAATTCATATGCATAAAAGTAATGCATGGAAATAGTATGTTCAAGGCATACTGTCTCacttatattttagttttattgaTTCCATATCCAGACATATTTCTAAGGGTGTGATGGAGAGTATTTcactattttcaaaattttcccAGGTTGATATACCTATTCAACAAAGCTATCTCTATTATGGATCTAGTGAGGGTGATAATGATCCTCAGGTATGTGATTTATTTGCACACACAACTCCAATAACATTAATTTAGTACAATGTATGCTTCAATGGTATGATTTCTTCCACAGGCTTCTGGTGCATATATATTCCGGCCTAATGGATCCCCTCCAACTATCGTTTCAAGATCAGTAAGTTCCTTCCTTGAATCTAGCAACATCTGAtattagttttatataaaatagaattctTTATATAAACTCTAAATGGGCCACAAGATATTCACAACAAATTCTAACAAAGTACCATGGTTTGCTATTTTCTGATTGTCTTACTATATGCCTTTCAATTTCcttttaagatttttatatttctaataCTACATCTATAATCTCTATATTTGcattttgatttatttgatgTGCAGGTTCCCATCAAGGTAATCCGCGGACCACTAGTTCATGAAGTTCATCAGAAATTTAGCTCTTGGATTTATCAGGTCAGTAGTCCAGCAAATTTATTAAGACTAGCACACAAAAAGTATTTCACTTTCACAGTTAAAGATTATGCTTTTTAACTTATATTGTCTAGTCCTATATATTCTATGTtgtaataaatttatgaatttcaAGACACACCAGTGGATGCTGAGTATTAATGTTTCTTATAGCTTTCTTTTATTGAGGCAAGTTAAGTGATACACAATCCAAATCTTTAACGGAGTGAATGCATTCAATACTAGAAGGCAGAAACCATATCACATTATCTGGATCTTACTAGATGATATTTAGCACTGATTTTAGACTATAATTTTAGTGATTCAATAATCAAAGCCTACACATTGTTGGAAGGAAAAGACAAAGCGTTGTAGTGTAAAAAGTTGCAGCTCGTTTCTTTAATTTAAGTTCATTAAGTTATAGATTATAACAGATATCCAATTCATAGTAAATGATACTTTAATTGAATATTTGAATGCCTTTGCTTTGTCATGAATAGCCTTTTCTTACTATttgtttatttactttttaGGTTACTAGGCTTTACAAAGACAAAGACCATGCTGAAGTCGAATTCACCGTAAGTTGGATTGTCTGGTCTCATGAAGTTTATGTTAATTGGCCTAACATGGATTCCGCAGGCTTACTAGTAAAATAGCAAATAATAAGGTTGTGACTTGAGTTTATTTATGAAGATTGGGCCAATTCCTACCGATGATGGAGTAGGAAAAGAGGTGATCACACGAATGACAGCAAATATGGCCACAAACAAGGAGTTTTATACTGACTCCAATGGCAGAGATTTTCTCAAACGAGTAATTTtatatgtttcttttttctctttataaTGAAATCCTCTAGGGAGAAAAAATTACAACATTGAGTGGTATCATTGTATGACCCTTCAAAATGTCATGCAGGTTCGAGATCATAGGGATGATTGGCCCCTTCAAGTAACTCAACCAATAGCAGGAAACTATTGCCCAGTAAAGTTCTTTAACTCTCTTAATTTCATTAGGATTTCAGGTTTTAATTGTAGATAATGTGAGGGCATGCAAGAGTGGAAAATTGAATAGAAGAActtcagagagagagagagtagcATATTTTAGTTTTGTTGCTTAAAAGTTGATGGATTTCTACAATCTTgataaaatgtatataaaacTGTTCTATCTGTTTTTCTCTGTCCAGCTTAATCTTGGAATTTATACCAAGGATAAGAAATCTGAGTTCTCAGTCTTAGTTGATCGTGCCACTGGTGGGGCTAGCATCAAAGATGGTGAGGTGGAATTGATGCTTCATAGGTATTCAAGCTGTCTTCTATAGTCTAAATCAATAGGTATTGTACTGCAAACAAACTATTAACACTATTTTTACCACTTAAGGCGTATTCTTCGCGATGATAGTCGAGGAGTTGGGGAACCACTTGATGAACAAGTTTGCGTGAACAATAACGAAACATGTGAAGGACTAACAGTATGGCAAtctcataaattaatttatatttcttgGCATCCTCTTTATTATTGATTGAGTGACAAATTCAGTTTGCTTCTGTGAAAGATGTTGATTGAAACATTCTCTTTCACTAACTTGATAGAAAAGCTAGAAAGTAGAAATTGACTATGTTTTCCTTTCTTCTATCTATATATACCATATCTTTTTTTCCTGTCATATCAGGTCAGAGGAAATTATTATATCAGCATAGACAAACTTGGAGCTGGTGCACGGTGGCGCCGTACAACTGGTCAAGAAATCTATTCGCCATTCTTATTGGCCTTTACACATGAGGTATGACTCAGTTGAATGCACTTATGAAGTTATAATCATCACCATATTAATGATATCTTGTGAGATGTTTATTGATCAGAATTTGGAAAGTTGGAAGTCCTCACATTTGACCAAAGGAACGATCATGGATCCAAATTACAGCTTGCCTCCCAATGTCGCTCTGATAACTCTTGAGGTAGATCAAATGCTGAGGATATCCATAACACTTCTGACTATCTCTCTCTCTAACCAAATTTCTTTTGCAGGAGTTGGAAGGTGGAATTGTGCTTCTCCGTTTGGCACATTTGTATGAGGTTAGTCTATACAAATATTTATCACATATAACTTCAGATGAGCCGAGCCAAATTGCTTAAATACATGTTTAGTGTAATTCAGTTGGATTATGTAATACTGTAATATCTCTCAGTTCTAATATCATATTTTCTCATGTTTTCAATGTGATTAGCCAAGTGAAGATGCTGAGTATTCAACTCTAACCAAAGTTGAACTGAAGAAGTTGTTTGCCAAGAAAACGGTATATAGATCTTCTTCTCACCCTTAAGAAAAAGGGTTTACCCATTTTGCTTTGTCTTTGTGATGATGCACATACTTTCTTAGATTAGCATATAATTTGAATTGAATTCACTTTTGTGGTATAAAACTTTGTATTTCTGGTTGTAATGGGTGATGGTGTTTTTATTATGCAGATAAAGGAGTTGAAGGAGGTAAGTTTATCAGCTAACCAAGAGAAGTCAGAAATGAAGAGAATGACATGGAAGGTTGAAGGAGACAAAGGACAAGAACCTCAAGGACTTAGGGGTGCCCCTGTCAGCAGTCCTAATTTGGTTGTTGAGCTTGGCCCCATGGAAATACGAACTTTCCTTTTGAAACTTTAAAATACCTCAACTCATCATTGATGATTTGATTTGAAGAAATAAACATTGAAAAAAATTCTGTCAGTGAAATAAACATGTTTGATGTTTCTATCTTTTGTCTTCAATTTCTAAGTACAAAAAGCTAACTAAATCGCATTTTATCTCTTTTTTCGTAAAGTATGtctaaaatatcaaatatttggataataaatattgaaatgaatactattaaggaaataataattataaaattatatgcaattattgtatgcaatatttgacgatattgtacccaattatatgcaattaatttaataattatagaatctcatgattagtatcctacctaattaaattgtaatttgggagagagaaacatcttttcttcttaccattttttatcattttcttacatggtatcagagcactgatcttggtgccctgacagcctctccattttcatcccctaaataaaaaaatcatgtctGGCAAAGAAGGCACTAGTAACGAGTTcgatagaaacctcgtacaacATGCCGAACAAATTCAACAATTGGCAAgggctatttactcgctcaacaataacggtaaaagtgacacgtttgttagctctgcaggtctgcttgcccataactcctcttctaattctgtttttacgaaaccatggattttggatagcggagcaacccatcacattgcatctgattcacaatttttcacacacacttcatcatcatttatttcaaatgttaatttgcccacaggctcaactgcgcccatctcatctactggcacaattaaattcaatgacaaaatcactctcaaagatgttttttgtgttccttcttttaatttaa encodes:
- the LOC137808485 gene encoding alpha-mannosidase, with translation MGTPLAAEALSAFLLLSFYATLVSTKYINYNTGAAIVPAKLNVHLVPHSHDDVGWLKTVDQYYVGSNNSIQGACVENVLDSVVVSLQKDPNRKFVFAEMAFFHRWWVEQSPETQEEVRKLVDAGQLEIINGGWCMHDEAATHYIDMIDQTTLGHRFIKDEFNKTPTVGWQIDPFGHSAVQAYLLGAELGFDSVHFARIDYQDRAKRKADKSLEVVWRASKTFGSSAQIFANAFPVHYSAPNGFNFEVNNVDIDVVPVQDDPLIFDYNVEKRVQDFIDAAITQANVTRTNHIMWTMGDDFQYQYAESWFKQMDKLIHYVNKDGRVNALYSTPSIYTNAKNAAQQTWPLKTDDYFPYADRANAYWTGYFTSRPALKRYVRMISGYYLATRQLESFVGKQSDKYNTFGLGDALGIAQHHDAVSGTAKQHTTNDYAKRLAIGVSEAESVVSSSLACLTSKKSSGQCSAPASAFAQCHLLNISYCPPTEDGIPDAKSLVVVAYNPLGWKRTDIVKIPVNDANLVVKDTLGNNIEVQYVGVDDVTTKLRKLYVKAYLGVSPKQAPKYWLLFQASVPPLGWSTYFISKATGKGSRTKNLSHLGTQKGDTIDIGPGNLKMSFSSASGQLKRMYNSRTGVDIPIQQSYLYYGSSEGDNDPQASGAYIFRPNGSPPTIVSRSVPIKVIRGPLVHEVHQKFSSWIYQVTRLYKDKDHAEVEFTIGPIPTDDGVGKEVITRMTANMATNKEFYTDSNGRDFLKRVRDHRDDWPLQVTQPIAGNYCPLNLGIYTKDKKSEFSVLVDRATGGASIKDGEVELMLHRRILRDDSRGVGEPLDEQVCVNNNETCEGLTVRGNYYISIDKLGAGARWRRTTGQEIYSPFLLAFTHENLESWKSSHLTKGTIMDPNYSLPPNVALITLEELEGGIVLLRLAHLYEPSEDAEYSTLTKVELKKLFAKKTIKELKEVSLSANQEKSEMKRMTWKVEGDKGQEPQGLRGAPVSSPNLVVELGPMEIRTFLLKL